GTCTGTATCGTGAAGACATAATTGTTGTCATTGGAGACTTTGCCCGTGTGTACAATCTTTGGGTCATATTGGGTGAAGATGATGGGAAAGTATGCTCCTTTCCCTCGCACAGTATTATCCCTACAACGCTGCAGAAAGTCCACTGTAAAAATcaagtcaacatcacaaaacagaAGTAGAGAATCATTGCTAAATTGGGCAGAGCCAAGTTGGAGAGCAAGAGCTCTGGAAAACTCCCCCGCCACAGGGAGCAGCTGTACCTCTGCTTTGGGATATTTCACCCGATAGTCTCTCATTAGTTCCACTTGTTTAGTTTTGTCTGGATTGGAGTCCGAGTTGAACAGTAAAATAACCAATTTGACATTTTGATTTGAAATCAGGCAAGTCCTTTCAAAGTTTTCCATGAATCTGACAAACATTTCAAAGCGGCCAGACAGTGGGACCAAGATATTGATTTTCTCATCTTTGGGCTCCTTGGGCCCAACGTTAGTGGCTCCAACTTGGAAAGGGACAAATATTTGGAGGGGATTCAGGAGAAAGGAGAGAGATCTGGCGTTCTTGTTTATTTTATTGGCCAAACCTTTGGCATCAATCTCTTCATGTTCAGCAAACTGGACCTTGCTGAAGGTTTGCTGCAGGTAAGCGTGTCTCCTCACTGGGACAGTCATCTTTTTGCCCTTGTGTTTTTTATAGAGAAGTAGGAGGTCGAGTACATATTCTGCTCCATACATAGGGTTAACCCTTCGGTAACCATACTGAATCTCTTTGAAGTCAATAATCCGGCCTCTGGTCTTGGCGTTTGCGTTGATCATTTCCATCACCTGCATGATGATGTCATCTAAAGCTTCTTTCTGAGAGGCGTCCATCCCTCTCCGTGGAGGCTGCCCATCAAAAGCTGAATAAAGATGTTTTCCTGTCAGGAACTcccactccagcacctctcccctgTGATGCGGTTGGAACCTCATGAACGAAGGTGGGATTCCCAACTGAAGGTCATCTTTATGAAGCTCCGAGTTGCTATATCTGCCCATCAGCACAATCTCCCGGTGAAGCTGGATAGTGCGGTGACGAAGCTCCGCAATCTTGCGGCTCAGCATGTAGCTGTGGAGCCGGTACTGATATTCAGGACTCTTGTTGGGGTGTAGCGTGATTGCCCGCTGGATCTTGCTGTTATGTAGATCTTGGATGTAGCCTTTTTTATTTTGTTCATAGTTTTCATAAAACAACTGCTGCATCTGTGTAAGTAAAAGGAACAAAATACTCAGGATACAGATATCACACAATGTGTTTTCTTTCCCAGCCCCAAGATGCTAACTCTTGCCTCAATGTGGATCTAGTAATCACATCCCAACGCCTACCTCCAATGGTCATTGTTTGATTATTTAAGCATTGATGCTGGGTGCTGCAAGTTTTTCGGCAGTGGGGATGGAGGGCCTGGGGCAGGGAAGAGTTGGGGGTGCGGAAGGCTGGGGTCCTCATAATCAAGCACAATCCTGGCCCCATTGGGGTTAATCTTTGGTCACATCCCAGGACAGGTGGGAGggtcttgcagatagtgaggaacattgtcagaggctacagaaggatatagataggctggaaatttgggcaaggaaatggcagatggagttcaatcctgataaatgcaaagtgatgcattttggtgggaataatgtagggaggagctacacgataaatggaagaaccataaagggtgtagagatgcagagggacctgggtgtgcaagtccacagatctttgaaggtgacgtcacaggtggagaaggtggtgaagaaggcatatggcatgcttgcctttataggacggggcatagagtataaaagttggggtctgatgttgcagatgtatagaacgttggttcggccgcatttggaatactgcgtccagttctggtcgccacactaccagaaggacgtggaggctttggagagagtacagaggaggtttaccaggatgttgcctggtatggaggggcttggttatgaggagagattggggaaactggggttgttctccttggaaagacggaggatgaggggagacttaatagaggtgtataaaattatgaaaggcatagatagggtgaacggtgggaagcttttccccgggtcggtggtgacgttcacgaggggtcataggttcaaggtgaaggggggggaggtttaacacagatatcagaaggacatatttcacacagagggtcgtgggggcctggaatgtgttgccgggcaaggtggtggaggcggacacactgggaacgtttaagacttatctagacagctatatgaacggagtgggaatggagggatacaaaagagtggtctagttggaccagggagcggcgcgggctaattgttccttgtttctcgtttcaaggcttcattctatgatcatcttgctggtgccagtacagagcgagactgcggatagttgggaacctgtctcgggggcagggatttcatatggtgttcgtggaagtggaaatgactagggttgggaagcattttccgatcagggccattgtgatctcctggactcgtttcgatcgcctcagggggtcggagaggaatttcccagattttcttttccccatattggccctggggtttttcactctgggttttcgcctctccctggagatcacatggtctggaatgggggggtgggggtgagttaataggttgtaatgaacaaagcatcgtagctgtgagggacagctcggtggataggatattggtatgtagataggctggaaaattgggcggggatcctggattcaggattcaatcctggaccggggagcggcgcgggcttggagggccgaagggcctgttcctgtgctgtattgttctttgttcactaggAATGACAGCTTAAATTGTCAAATGGAACAATCTGAAGTGTTAGCTCAGCCAAAGACAACCATGGCTCAATCAGAGTCTCTTTCTGCTCAAGAGTAGATCAGAGGTGCAGCAAACTGAATTCGAGAAGTCAATGTTCAAAGCTGGTGGACTCACTGACAATGTTGAATTACTCAAGATGCTAAAACGGCTTCTTACTAATATTTTGAACCAAGATGTAGAGTGCAAACACAGGCTGTGATTGAATGCTGTACATCGTACACAGAGCAAGAAGCAGAGCATTTGGTGAGGAGGAGGAAGTGTTTAGTCTTGTTTTTGACACTAGGAATTGGTATGTAAAGCTCAGAACCTATAACTAAGTAAAACTAATAATTTAAACTATGTAAATTATCTAAATAAGCCAGAATTAAATTACTTAAAATTTCAGTAGATTGAACACATGAGACAAAGTTACAATGAAATGACAGTGCCAGAGTTTCATTGATCTGCATATGGGAATTTGTGGAGGTGAGCATCCAGTTCAGAGTACTCAAGCTGGAACTGGAGATGCAAATATTGTGATGAATCAGGGTGGGGTGACTGCCTCCTAGGTCAGAATATCCAGTCACACACCTAGGGCTATGTAGTGGTTTAGATTTGATTAGTGGTCAGGTACAGGAGGGTTTAACTGTGACTCGAGTAGATTAAAGCTTCATCAGAACCTGGGTCCAAACATGGCCAAAAGAGCTGAACGTCAGAGCAGAGGTCAGACTGCACTTGACTAtgcagcatcaaggagccctaacaaaactgaagtctgtgggaatcaggaggaaaactctccaccGATTGGAGTCATTCCTAGCACAAAGGAGAATGGCTGTGCTTGttagaagtcaatcatctcaggccTAGGAAATCTCTCAAAGAGCTCCTCAGGGTAGAGTCCAAGCACAACCACTTTCAGCTGCTCCATtaatgacctcccttccatcataaaggtcagcagtggggatgttcgcacaatgttcagcaccattcctgatactgaagcggtccatgtccaaatgcatcaagatctggacaacaaaCCTGCGACACAAGTTCCAAGAGagaattcaatggcattaccatcactgaactgCACACTCCCGACACCACCATCTTCAAACtcccctccaatccacacacaaccctggcttggaaatataccgccattccttcactgtcgctggatcaaaatccttgaactccctccctaacagcactgtgggtgcacctagaccacagggactgcagtggttaaagGCAGCGGCTcctcactaccttctcaaggacaattacgaATGGGTaaaagaaatgctggcctagccagcaatgcctgtAAGCCATTAAAGGATAAAAAGAAATGGAAATAGAAAAGTTGGATATGGACAACAGGAAGGAAATGCGGAAACTTGATGCTAAATTGATGAAATGCTGGAATAAAAAGTAATGAGGGAAGAGAACCTGAACAGGATTGGTACAAAAAATGTCCACATTTCCCACAAAAAGTTGAGGACAGTGACCAAGCTTCAATGCTAAACTGATCATAATTGTAAAGttaaatttttaatttaaaaacaaaGTCAACTTAATTTGGTGACCTAGAGGCAAATACCCTGCTGGATATTTCATAGAATGGAATAAATGCTGATCACGTGCATGGGATACCATATGACCCAAGGTTTATTTTAATTTGCACTATTCGAAGGCGTCATTAATTGAGGCCGTTTCACAGATGAATATACAACTGGTGTTGGACGTTGTTCAATCTGGATCACTCCCAGGTTACTGAGAGTACATACTACCCATTCAACAGCTTCATGATGTTTTGCTGATTTGAATAGAGGACTACAGCTCACAAACAGTTATCATTTTAACGGAAGTTGTCAACACCCAACTGCATGTACTGGCCATCTCGCTAAAGACTGCAGCCATATTTTAAACCCTCACGGTGTCAATTTTGGTGCG
This DNA window, taken from Mustelus asterias chromosome 24, sMusAst1.hap1.1, whole genome shotgun sequence, encodes the following:
- the chsy1 gene encoding chondroitin sulfate synthase 1, which encodes MAGRCRRSWLGLLLGLALGFALASRLLPPGAGRRRGGGCGRPGAGQGQAEAEASHSRFLYVGVMSAQKYLRSRALAAQRTWARHIPGRVEFFSSEGSDLSLPLPLVALPGVDDSYPPQKKSFLMLKYMAERHLQHFEWFVRADDDTYIRGERLERFLRGLNSSQPLYLGQTGLGTPAELGKLALEPGDNFCMGGPGVILSRELLRRVLPHIGQCLREMYTTHEDLEVGRCVRRFTGVQCAWSYEMQQLFYENYEQNKKGYIQDLHNSKIQRAITLHPNKSPEYQYRLHSYMLSRKIAELRHRTIQLHREIVLMGRYSNSELHKDDLQLGIPPSFMRFQPHHRGEVLEWEFLTGKHLYSAFDGQPPRRGMDASQKEALDDIIMQVMEMINANAKTRGRIIDFKEIQYGYRRVNPMYGAEYVLDLLLLYKKHKGKKMTVPVRRHAYLQQTFSKVQFAEHEEIDAKGLANKINKNARSLSFLLNPLQIFVPFQVGATNVGPKEPKDEKINILVPLSGRFEMFVRFMENFERTCLISNQNVKLVILLFNSDSNPDKTKQVELMRDYRVKYPKAEVQLLPVAGEFSRALALQLGSAQFSNDSLLLFCDVDLIFTVDFLQRCRDNTVRGKGAYFPIIFTQYDPKIVHTGKVSNDNNYVFTIQTGFWRHYGFGITCVYKSDLLLAGGFDVSIQGWGMEDVDLFNKFIEVGLKPFRSQEVGIVHIYHSIYCDPNLESKQLKMCVASKASTYGSTQQLAELWLEKHRLGLSNSSKHGDVKRTA